A DNA window from Panthera tigris isolate Pti1 chromosome X, P.tigris_Pti1_mat1.1, whole genome shotgun sequence contains the following coding sequences:
- the SSR4 gene encoding translocon-associated protein subunit delta isoform X2, which translates to MAALASLGALALLLLSSLSCCSEACVEPQITPSYYTTSDAVISTETVFIVEISLTCKNRVQNMALYADVSGKQFPVTRGQDVGRYQVSWSLDHKSAHAGTYEVRFFDEESYSLLRKAQRNNEDISIIPPLFTVSVDHRGTWNGPWVSTEVLAAAIGLVIYYLAFSAKSHIQA; encoded by the exons ATGGCGGCGCTGGCATCTCTCGGCGCCCTGGCGCTACTCCTGCTGTCCAGCCTCTCCTGCTGCTCAG AGGCCTGCGTGGAGCCCCAGATCACCCCTTCCTACTACACCACCTCGGATGCCGTCATTTCCACCGAGACCGTGTTCATCGTGGAGATCTCCCTGACGTGCAAGAACAGGGTCCAG AATATGGCTCTTTATGCTGATGTCAGTGGAAAACAATTTCCCGTGACCCGGGGCCAGGACGTGGGACGTTATCAG GTGTCCTGGAGCCTAGACCACAAGAGTGCCCATGCAGGCACCTATGAGGTCAGATTCTTTGACGAGGAGTCCTACAGTCTGCTGAGGAAG GCTCAGAGAAATAATGAGGACATTTCTATCATCCCACCCCTGTTCACAGTCAGTGTGGACCATCGG GGCACCTGGAATGGACCCTGGGTCTCTACCGAGGTACTGGCTGCAGCCATCGGCCTGGTGATCTACTACCTGGCCTTCAGTGCCAAGAGTCACATCCAGGCTTGA
- the SSR4 gene encoding translocon-associated protein subunit delta isoform X1, whose translation MAALASLGALALLLLSSLSCCSAEACVEPQITPSYYTTSDAVISTETVFIVEISLTCKNRVQNMALYADVSGKQFPVTRGQDVGRYQVSWSLDHKSAHAGTYEVRFFDEESYSLLRKAQRNNEDISIIPPLFTVSVDHRGTWNGPWVSTEVLAAAIGLVIYYLAFSAKSHIQA comes from the exons ATGGCGGCGCTGGCATCTCTCGGCGCCCTGGCGCTACTCCTGCTGTCCAGCCTCTCCTGCTGCTCAG cAGAGGCCTGCGTGGAGCCCCAGATCACCCCTTCCTACTACACCACCTCGGATGCCGTCATTTCCACCGAGACCGTGTTCATCGTGGAGATCTCCCTGACGTGCAAGAACAGGGTCCAG AATATGGCTCTTTATGCTGATGTCAGTGGAAAACAATTTCCCGTGACCCGGGGCCAGGACGTGGGACGTTATCAG GTGTCCTGGAGCCTAGACCACAAGAGTGCCCATGCAGGCACCTATGAGGTCAGATTCTTTGACGAGGAGTCCTACAGTCTGCTGAGGAAG GCTCAGAGAAATAATGAGGACATTTCTATCATCCCACCCCTGTTCACAGTCAGTGTGGACCATCGG GGCACCTGGAATGGACCCTGGGTCTCTACCGAGGTACTGGCTGCAGCCATCGGCCTGGTGATCTACTACCTGGCCTTCAGTGCCAAGAGTCACATCCAGGCTTGA